ttgtgaccgattcgggggttgcagcgctcatctcgttttactggccgagggagccagcgtacagcttccaggtcatgtagccagcatgactaaaccgcttctggcaaaccagagcagcgcacggaaacgccatttaccttcctgcttggagcggtacctattcatctacttgcactttgacgtgcttttgaactgctaggttggcaggaccagggactgagcaacgggagctcaccccgccgcaaggattcgaaccgccgaccttctgatcagcaagccctgggctctgtggtttaacccacagcgccacctgtgtcctttAATCGAAAAATACAGTCCTCTgattaggaggtgctgttgttgAACGCCAGATCAGTCaacaataaaaccataataaaacgtTTTGATTGGGGATGAGTGGGCTCATCTGGCTTGGATTACCAAGACTTGGGTGAGGCTGCTGTTAGGCAAACTCAAGACTTCATGGCCTCTATTACAACCATGGGACTCTCTTAGATGGTTATCGGTCCAACACACCAGGCAGGGCACACATTTGATGTGTTTTTTACCCAAGTGATATGAGGGATGGACTGAAGATAGGGGGTAGACAATACACTCCGCTGTCATGGTTAGACCACTGGACTGACAATGGCAGTCCAGTGTAAGTGTGGTGGGCCCATTTGAATACCCCACCCTTGGAGACTGATGGAACTGGATGTGTTCTGGAGtgctctgggggattttccagTGGAGAAAGCTGATGAGCCTGTTGAAGCCCTGGCCTCACTATGGAATGGTGAGATGAAATGGTTGACACGGTGGCTCATTTTGCAGCTCGTATTGTGTCCTCTACTAGCTGCCCATCTCTCACAGTCTAGAGGTTACTAACTCCTTGTATGGGGGAGGGACCTCTAGAATCCTTTAAGGATAAAGCCAGTAAACTTTGGTGTGATACTGACTCTTCACTTGCTGAAGCTCTGGTTGTAGTACCCACTGTTGCTATTCAGGATGTTTTGTGGGATCAGATTCACCTTATGCAGTCAgctgatgtggacaaggtgctggTGGCAGTGCCTCTGACCATGTGCCACCTCAACACCTGTCCCTCCTGGTTTATCAAATCTAGCAGAGGGGGCTGACTAGTTGGGTTCAGAGTGTGGTTAATGCTTTGCTATGTGAGGGGGTGGTTCCTTCAGCTTTGAAAGAGGCAGTGATGTAAGTCACTTGTGTGACCACTACTAACCAAACCAGCTCTGGGCCCTTCCTTTCAGTGTTAGAAAccgggatagaaaagctaggagccaaatggcttctgggacctgggttatGGGAGCCAAGACAGAATGTCTAGTCAtcacggggtgggtgggttggcaacactttttatttatgattttgaaAAGCATGAATTAATACGCAATTCACATGTgacacatttttagcagaaaatgtgaatacatgtttaatttagtgtttacaataaaaaatattggtaccatacttcagttttcaaaacactctatattctttattgttaaactccttattATCTATTCTTAAcatatactttgaggcttcaaagcatatacatttcagtaatccttgagtgtcagccaggtgcaaaaaatggcacccagactttttgaggtgcttgcAAAATGGAGAGCCTTTAggcgcaaaatgtgcctggtgccctgctaatttcaaaccctgaACTTCCTTTGGATTGGAACAGCTTTCAGCCAATTGCCAATtcctgttttggggggaaggtgcagatctgcactggttgcccatttgctactgggtaaagttcaaggtgttactgttaCTGGTAGTATATAAGTTCTTAACAACTTGAGACCAATTTGCCTATGAGATCACCTTGCCCTACATTTGTTCACTTGACCACTTTGATCGTTGGAATTGGTACTACTACAGGTGACAAATAATACCTGTTTCACATTTGTAAGGACTCTAATGTTTGGTGGGGCAGCGCCTACATtttagaactccctgcctattgagatcaagcaggtgccttcactatgctattttcagtgcctgctaaaaacattcctgttttgaCACACttagatgcttagaaagctgaagtaattttaatttgttttaatatgTTAACTTGCGTTTTAAAATAgcattgtaatttgttttttatttgtgttatcatttgtaatctgctttgaggttgtttttaatcaagtggtgtatagattgtattaaataaataaacaaacattagcCACCCCTCTACTCACAGTTCTTTCTCCACAGTTCTGCCCCCTTCTCCTCCAGCAGCTTTATTGTACCATAGAGAGGGCTTGCTTTTATGGAGAGGCACCAAGGGAGATGGCATTTCCTGAGGCTGCCCACAGTTGTGCCCCATTAAGCAGTCAACTGCACTCTCCACACACAGCTTCAGGTGAATGAGGTTTGGTGAGTTTCCCAGAGTCCCAAGGATGGAAAAAGAACACCCCACCAACCCAGTTTTTTCTTCAGCCTCTGCcccttctccagctgctttgaTTCCACTCTCTTGCTCTAGTAGTGCCTTGAAGATAACAGGGGATTCTCAAGTGtgcaagaacattttttttataatgacCTCCCAGTGTGTTTCAAGACGGGTTGTTCCTTAGGAGCACATTTGAACAACTAGTTTGAACAACTGTTATCCACACACTGTTGCAATTGACTGTTCAAGAGTGTCCCTGAGAAATAACTCTGTCTGAAATATATTGGACCCATAAATAGATCTTGAACACTAGGAGGCGatcttccttctttttcctgcAATTGGTACCTTCCCATTTTTCTTCTCTGCCTCAAAAATAAATGGCAAACTGAATGAGACAGGTGAGCATCTTTCTTTGGAAAGGGGAGCCCTTCCTTTCTGCACCTTTTATTAAAGTGTGCTTTCCCCTGGTGCTTCAGTGTTGTAGACTGAATGAGTGAATCTGTTAGGCTTGGTGTCTTTTTCTCAACAGAAATTTATGTGCCGTCAGCAAGGGCACTGAAGGCAGAAATTATCCCATCTCTAGTAGGAAtaccttttaatattttttttacccGGCATGTAGCTGTATAAAGGCTTccattggggaaaaaaatctgatGACCTTCTACAGCTAATTAGAGAGAAAGTGGTTCTCCTAGTGATCAGTGATGAAGCATGCCATGTTGTTATGACTATAAGCTAACAAATAACACAAATTACACTGGTTTTGCCTTCTAAATTAGCCAGGATGCTTTTCAGTTGTTGGCTTGATTCTAATAAGCCTCTGATATGTTCAATGTAGACGTACCGTCCACAGGACATAGAGtttaatgcaaaataataatagtgtatGAGTGATAGTTATTTATGTGACGTTTTCCCCTTCAAGTGTTACAGGTCATATATACAAAGTAGTTCACACTACTGGGCTGGATGGAAAAAACCTTCTGGAATTGCTTCCACTTTCTAAACGTATAGGAAACATTGTGTCGTTGGTTCAGCCACCAGTCATCTCTGATGCTAAAGGGGAAGACTCCATGTCTGGTCATGTTCATCTTAAGGACCTGTTTACAAATATAACTCCGTCTTCATTTGTTAAAGCTTCTGAACTTAAGACAGCTACTCCTGGAAAGTTAATTTTACCAAAGCCATtggaagaaatggaaaatatGGAAGTAGCTCCTCTTGCAAAAGAGAACCCAACTACGCCACCACCTTCTAGCATTCACAGCAGTTATCATTCAGCTGATAATTCCTTGGAAAAGGATGCTACCCTAGTTTCCCCACACAAGAGCTGTGCAGTATATGTACCTTTGAATAAAGAACACCCAGTTACTGTGAAGAGTCCTGCAGTGCCCTCTGGACATCACCTCCAAATACCAGCTCACGCAGAAGTAAAATCTGTCCCAGCTTCTTTTTTGCCTCCAACAATTCAACAGAAGATACTGGCCACAGCAGCCTCAAATGCCTCTCGAACATGTGAAGTTACAAACGCATCAACTGTTATATATGTGTCACCAGTAAATACAGTGAAAACACATTCAACACCATTGCCAAATTTATGTCCAAAGCCTGTCAGGGAAGTTTCAAAATCTTTGATGCTGACAATGGCACAATCAGCAGCCAGTAGTTCTGCCCTGGCAACATCTGATAGCCTGGGAAACCAATCATCTCCTATGAAGTGGGTTGTCGAAGAAAACCCACAATCGGCATCCTGCCTTGTTCCTGTAAAGTCATCAAACAGCGTGGCATCAAATATCTTAAAAATATTGGTTAATCCTGAAGACGGAAAAAACAACCCTGCCAGTATTCTGCCTACTTGTTCGAACAACCTGAATGAAAGCCAAGCAAAAATGCCCTCGATTAATGATAATGCTCTGGTGATGTTCAATGGGAAGGTGTATTTACTGACTAAGAAAGAGTCCACTGTGACATCAGCAAGCAAATGTAGCAAGCAAGTATCGCTCGGTGCTGAAACACATTTCAGAAAAAATACATTACAGTTAATTAATTCAGCTGCAGATAGTACAATAACCAACCAAGTTGTCAATCTAGTATTGTCGAAGAACAAAGGAATTGCCCCTTGTGCAAAGGATCCAAAATCCAGTGAGAATATGAGACTTTTCCCACAGTCTGAACTAAAGAATTTTAAAGTTACGTCTCCATCTTTCACACCACCACATGGGAATCTGCAAGTAAGCAGCACCAGCCAACCGGAGGCAGTGTCCACACCGGAAAACGTCCCAGCTGGGATAAATGTTGCTAAAAAATTAGTCACAAAAGAAAGGTTAAAGCATGGCTTACAGAAAATTATGTCTCCAAAATTACCTGCTGCTGCTTTACAGCCATCTACAAGGCATGGTACTTCTGAAGAGCAAGATCAAAAGGTAACTTTCTCGTTAGACTATATTGTACCAATGGTGCAATTGTCTTTGAGTCGTCTTAAATGAGTACTGTTACATAATTATTTTGATAGGGAGGATTTTAATAGGCCATCTGAGAAgcgagagtaaaaaaaaaagtgaaactgGTTTCATTGCCTGCTGCCTCAAGTCTTTcactgaaaagaaataaaatctgaACCATCCGCTGTTGTAAGGTTCTGTGTTTCTCCAGCAAAAAATACTTTGTTGATGTCTATAGTATTAGATACAGAGGCTCTGAAATAGAGCTACCATGCAAGCTACCAAGCTGTTGGGGCTAGGCGTACTGCTTGCCCTGGACAATTTTGATATTTGATCCAAAGGGGCAATGTTCTGGCAGTTCGGAAGGGGTCCTGTTTGTTTACTTGGGGCAGTATTGAACTAAATAATTGTACAAACACAAGGATTATAATAGTGTAACAGGACTTCCACCCCTCTCCTCTCAGTACGTGTACCCTGCATTGTCCCCAGAACTGCTCTGGAAGGTTGTGGACACCACTAAAATAGATGTAAGAGGGGGAGCGCGTTCTGTTAAATTCAATACAACCCCAtagctatttattatttatacatacatatgtGGAAGGCAATTCAGTAATACGCCCCGAAGCGATTTACAGTCATATCCTTAAAAAGAGctaacataattttttaaaagcacacaaacagtacagatttaaaaacaacacaaaatgaacACCTAAAGAAGAGACCTTTCCATCTAGCTGGAAAaccttgtcaaaacaaaaatgtctccATTTGTTTCCAAAAAGCACAGATAAGATGCACTGGAGAAGGAAGTTAAAAAGAAGTTAGTTTTCCTCAAGCTACAAACCAGCATTCACAAATAGCAAGTGTCCAAGGCTATCCAATTCTAGGGCTATCACttacagcagggctggggaacctgtggcccttcagatgttggactaccATCATTCCCTGATgacttggccatgctggctgggtctgttgTGAGTTGTGAGTCCAACACTACCTGGAGTGTCACGGATTGCCTGCCCACTGGCAGCTGCTAATGGATTAAGCTTCAGTATATGTTCCTTTGTAACCTTTTCCGGCCACAGACAATCTTCCAGGGGCTATATACCAGTGGCAGGCAGGTTCAGAGGTAAACTGagtggagccagaagcaaaatggGTTCAGTAACAGTTGTTACAGTCTCACCAcataaaagccagaggtttctacatgcAAACATTTCTCCATCTAGGTGAGCAGTAGGCATTATCATTGCTCAATCACATGTTCATGCCAGACAAGACCACTCATGAAGGCTATGGAACAGGGCTAGTAAGGGGTCTGGCTTGAGGAGGAGCATGACTTGGGAAGAGTCCAGAGCGCTGGATTGAGAGTCttggaggtccccccccccccaattaaagctTTGTGTACAATACCCTTAATCATTGTGATGTTCTGGCAAGCTTACGGTACCATATATAATGAACGTTTATTATTTCAGATGGAGAAGATACTTGCAGGAGTGGCTGCTCAGATCCAACAAAGGAAACACAGAAAACACCGCCTTGAGTTGAGAAAAAAATTTGGCCTGCATAGAGAAGAGAGAGTATATCTGCAGAGAATTCCTTTATCAGTTATTCTCAGAAAATCAGAAGCGGCTGTGTGCTCCAACAATGTACAGATGAGTGACTCTTGCAAATTGTCACCGGCAGTACCTATTAAACCTGGACctgaggaagagaaagaggtaTCCGAAATGTTTATGTCTCTCACCATATCATTTTGTTATTTGAATTATTTTCATATTCATCAGTATTGTTACTCAGTCATTGAAGCGTCTTGCAATGATTGGCTGAGCTATTGTTATGTCGCAGTGTTTTCAAAATATTCTAACTGCTGAGCAAGCAGACCAACTTCTGTTTGGTTTGGAATAAACTAATAGGTATAGAATGAGCCATGTGGAAACGTAGTAAAGCAGAGAAAAATGAATGGAGAAGGGAGAATGAGTATGCtgtgtacaaaaagaaaaaggatccCGAGAGGATGGGTGGAGTAAATTGGGTGAGGGAAAACAAGTCCAGGAAAGGTAGAGAAAATGAGAAAAGGTATTGTGAAAAATCTTCATGGGGCCCTGGCACTCAAAAGTAATTTCTATGATTATATTAACTTGGGAAATATTTTGACATATATTTAAAAGCTACAACTGGTGCAGAATTGTTGTTGATTACGGCACTCCATCAACACCATAGAAaatattggctgagggagctgcatAGGCTGCCAATATGCTAATAAGTGCGGTTCAAGGTTTTGTTGTTTAGCATTTAAAGCCTTGAACAATTTGGGACCAGGGTACCTAAGGACAACCTTGCCCCAGAAATGTGC
The genomic region above belongs to Zootoca vivipara chromosome 7, rZooViv1.1, whole genome shotgun sequence and contains:
- the LRIF1 gene encoding ligand-dependent nuclear receptor-interacting factor 1; translated protein: MSRMPQGAAQSEVRKGEGHEGSGASAASPCVTGHIYKVVHTTGLDGKNLLELLPLSKRIGNIVSLVQPPVISDAKGEDSMSGHVHLKDLFTNITPSSFVKASELKTATPGKLILPKPLEEMENMEVAPLAKENPTTPPPSSIHSSYHSADNSLEKDATLVSPHKSCAVYVPLNKEHPVTVKSPAVPSGHHLQIPAHAEVKSVPASFLPPTIQQKILATAASNASRTCEVTNASTVIYVSPVNTVKTHSTPLPNLCPKPVREVSKSLMLTMAQSAASSSALATSDSLGNQSSPMKWVVEENPQSASCLVPVKSSNSVASNILKILVNPEDGKNNPASILPTCSNNLNESQAKMPSINDNALVMFNGKVYLLTKKESTVTSASKCSKQVSLGAETHFRKNTLQLINSAADSTITNQVVNLVLSKNKGIAPCAKDPKSSENMRLFPQSELKNFKVTSPSFTPPHGNLQVSSTSQPEAVSTPENVPAGINVAKKLVTKERLKHGLQKIMSPKLPAAALQPSTRHGTSEEQDQKMEKILAGVAAQIQQRKHRKHRLELRKKFGLHREERVYLQRIPLSVILRKSEAAVCSNNVQMSDSCKLSPAVPIKPGPEEEKEITEEQEEELNIKRKAKMVPIQEYTKKQKTEIEFIPKPNLECGNSDSVVDNLSSSCTQLVSEQGNPTSILQFSQRVDPHSNLCVQSNEENKISTSALHYSEHKTPLSKGSFREDFSINPPDLEETIRDEKIAKLKLMLREREAALEEIRKKMQQT